A region from the Salifodinibacter halophilus genome encodes:
- the ffh gene encoding signal recognition particle protein: MFDSLSDRLNSTFQAVRGRGRLTEDNIQATLREVRMALLEADVALSVVKDFVARVRERAVGSEVTTSVTPGQALVKVVNDELTEVLGSTNSELNLRVKPPAVILMAGLQGSGKTTTTGKLAAHLKQTGKKSVLVTSTDVYRPAAIDQLEQVASDVGVDFHPSKSSQKPKKIAAEAREAARKGLYDVLIVDTAGRLGIDDAMMTEISTLNETVEPAETLFVVDSMTGQDAANTARAFGDALPLTGVVLTKVDGDARGGAALSARQITGRPIKFMGTGEKLDALEPFYPDRVASRILGMGDVVSLVEDAEQQVDQDKAEKLAKKLKKGKGFDLDDMAEQLRQMQQMGGINALMEKMPAGAQMPKGMAGAADDKQVGRMLAMVSSMTPREKAYPDLIRASRKRRIAAGSGTEVQDINRLLKQHQQMKKMMKKFSKGGMNKMMRAMQGQMQGSGGPPDMGR, translated from the coding sequence ATGTTCGACAGCCTGAGTGACCGCCTCAATAGCACGTTTCAGGCCGTCCGCGGGCGTGGCCGACTGACCGAGGACAATATCCAGGCCACACTGCGTGAAGTGCGGATGGCGTTACTGGAAGCTGATGTCGCACTGTCCGTGGTCAAGGATTTCGTAGCGCGCGTACGCGAGCGCGCGGTCGGCAGCGAAGTCACCACGAGTGTTACGCCCGGTCAGGCGCTGGTCAAGGTCGTTAACGACGAGCTCACCGAAGTTCTTGGCAGCACCAACAGCGAACTGAATCTGCGCGTCAAGCCACCCGCGGTCATCTTGATGGCCGGGCTTCAGGGGTCGGGTAAGACCACGACCACCGGCAAGCTCGCCGCCCATTTGAAGCAGACGGGCAAAAAATCGGTGTTGGTTACTTCAACCGACGTGTATCGCCCCGCGGCGATCGACCAGTTGGAACAAGTTGCCAGCGACGTAGGTGTGGATTTCCACCCGAGCAAATCGAGTCAGAAACCCAAAAAGATAGCGGCCGAAGCGCGTGAAGCTGCGCGCAAAGGGTTGTACGACGTACTAATCGTCGATACGGCGGGTCGGCTTGGCATCGATGATGCCATGATGACCGAGATCTCGACGCTGAACGAGACTGTCGAGCCAGCCGAGACACTGTTCGTGGTCGACTCGATGACCGGGCAGGACGCCGCGAATACCGCTCGAGCGTTTGGCGATGCGCTACCGCTGACTGGCGTGGTGCTGACCAAGGTGGATGGCGATGCGCGTGGCGGCGCGGCATTGTCGGCGCGCCAGATTACGGGGCGGCCGATCAAGTTCATGGGTACCGGCGAAAAGCTGGATGCCCTCGAGCCGTTCTATCCCGATCGCGTTGCGTCGCGCATATTGGGCATGGGCGACGTCGTGTCGTTGGTCGAAGATGCCGAACAACAAGTTGATCAGGACAAGGCCGAGAAGCTCGCGAAAAAGCTCAAAAAAGGCAAGGGCTTTGATCTGGATGACATGGCCGAGCAACTGCGGCAAATGCAGCAGATGGGCGGCATCAATGCGTTGATGGAAAAAATGCCGGCGGGCGCGCAGATGCCGAAAGGCATGGCGGGTGCGGCGGACGACAAACAAGTCGGGCGCATGCTGGCGATGGTCAGTTCCATGACGCCGCGTGAAAAAGCCTATCCGGATCTGATTCGAGCTTCGCGTAAGCGGCGTATTGCCGCCGGCTCGGGGACCGAGGTCCAGGATATTAATCGGCTACTCAAACAGCATCAGCAGATGAAAAAAATGATGAAAAAATTCTCCAAGGGCGGCATGAACAAGATGATGCGCGCCATGCAGGGGCAAATGCAGGGCTCGGGTGGCCCGCCCGACATGGGTCGCTAA
- a CDS encoding glutathione S-transferase family protein, whose amino-acid sequence MGLLIDGVWYEQGYDTASSGGRFVRESPGYRRWVSAEAGAEFPVAAGRYRLYVSLACPWAHRALIMRRLKGLVDAIDVVVVDPVMGEGGWCFVDAPGTDIEPGYGFEFLHQLYQKADPGYTGRVTTPTLWDTERETIVSNESADIVRMFNAAFDAVAGHPERDYYPVDLRVAIDELNAPIYEHVNNGVYKTGFATTQAAYEDAFEQVFGTLDWLDNRLATQRYLVGGRLTEADWRLFATLVRFDAVYFSHFKCNRRRIADYTNLSGYLRELYQHPGVAETVAFDHIKTHYYRSHPSINANGIVPKGPELALTAAPGRTHLPANE is encoded by the coding sequence ATGGGTTTGCTGATTGACGGCGTTTGGTATGAGCAGGGCTACGATACGGCCTCGAGCGGCGGTCGCTTCGTGCGTGAGTCGCCAGGGTATCGACGTTGGGTTTCGGCCGAAGCCGGCGCCGAGTTTCCGGTAGCCGCGGGCCGTTACCGGCTTTACGTGTCACTGGCCTGTCCGTGGGCGCATCGCGCGTTGATTATGCGGCGCTTGAAAGGGCTGGTCGACGCGATCGATGTCGTTGTTGTTGATCCGGTCATGGGCGAGGGCGGATGGTGCTTTGTCGATGCGCCGGGGACGGACATCGAGCCAGGTTATGGGTTTGAGTTTCTGCACCAGCTCTATCAGAAAGCCGACCCTGGCTATACCGGACGCGTGACGACACCCACGCTGTGGGACACCGAACGTGAGACGATTGTATCCAACGAATCCGCCGATATTGTCCGGATGTTCAACGCGGCGTTTGATGCCGTTGCCGGGCATCCGGAGCGCGATTATTACCCGGTGGACCTGCGTGTGGCGATCGACGAGCTCAATGCGCCAATCTACGAGCATGTGAATAACGGTGTCTACAAAACAGGATTCGCTACCACGCAGGCGGCCTATGAAGATGCCTTCGAGCAAGTCTTTGGCACACTCGATTGGTTGGATAACCGGCTCGCCACGCAGCGTTATCTGGTCGGCGGTCGGCTGACCGAAGCCGACTGGCGGTTGTTTGCCACGCTGGTTCGGTTCGACGCTGTCTATTTCAGCCACTTCAAGTGCAATCGCCGTCGGATAGCCGATTACACCAATTTATCCGGTTATCTGCGCGAGCTGTATCAGCACCCTGGTGTGGCCGAGACGGTCGCGTTTGACCATATCAAAACGCACTACTATCGCAGTCACCCGTCGATCAATGCCAATGGCATCGTGCCCAAGGGGCCGGAGTTGGCGCTTACTGCCGCGCCTGGACGTACTCACTTGCCAGCCAACGAATAA
- the rplS gene encoding 50S ribosomal protein L19 — translation MSNIVDEIEAEQISGKTVPDFSAGDTVLVQVRVTEGSRERLQPFEGVVIGKRNRGINSAFTVRKTSHGVGIERVFQTYSPGIAEIKIQRRGDVRQSKLYYLRGRTGKAARIREKV, via the coding sequence GTGAGTAATATCGTCGACGAAATCGAAGCAGAACAGATCAGTGGCAAGACCGTGCCGGATTTTTCCGCTGGCGATACCGTACTCGTTCAGGTTCGGGTGACCGAAGGCAGCCGTGAGCGGCTGCAACCGTTCGAGGGTGTGGTCATCGGCAAACGGAACCGAGGTATAAACTCGGCTTTCACGGTTCGAAAGACGTCGCATGGCGTGGGCATCGAACGGGTGTTTCAGACGTATTCGCCTGGTATTGCCGAAATCAAGATCCAGCGCCGCGGTGATGTCCGACAGTCGAAGCTGTACTATCTGCGCGGCCGGACCGGCAAGGCGGCCCGTATTCGCGAAAAGGTCTAG
- the metC gene encoding cystathionine beta-lyase has translation MKTATRLAHAGRDPSSQHGMVNPPVYHASTVLFDSLDQLEASSADPFAGIHYGRNGTPVQFQFENAVAELEGAYGAVATCSGLAAITVALFSVVEAGAHVLVADNVYGPTRKLCESVLRPLGVTTEYFDPLIGPDALAAHMTEQTCALFLEAPGSLTLEISDIPALADVAHAHGVSVLADNTWATPLYFRGPDHGVDISIHAATKYLVGHADAMLGVINCDEAHYMPVRRTMALHGYCAGPDDIYLGLRGLRTLGQRLPGHWQNSLRLADWLAEQPGVTRVIHPARADHPQHALWQRDFAGATGLFACQLAPTSRDQLTALVDHLELFGMGFSWGGYESLILPVTPNDTRTATAWDDSGPTLRVHAGLEDIDDLIADLAAGFERMQRA, from the coding sequence ATGAAAACCGCTACTCGACTGGCCCACGCTGGCCGTGATCCGTCATCGCAACACGGTATGGTCAATCCGCCCGTGTATCACGCCTCGACCGTGTTATTCGACTCGCTCGACCAGCTTGAGGCATCCAGCGCCGATCCGTTCGCTGGCATTCACTACGGCCGTAACGGCACCCCGGTTCAGTTCCAGTTCGAGAACGCGGTCGCCGAGCTCGAAGGCGCTTATGGTGCGGTCGCGACCTGCTCTGGGTTGGCCGCGATCACGGTCGCGCTTTTCTCCGTGGTCGAGGCGGGCGCCCATGTGCTCGTCGCCGATAATGTTTATGGCCCGACGCGCAAGCTGTGTGAATCGGTCCTGCGTCCACTCGGTGTAACGACCGAGTATTTCGATCCGCTCATTGGCCCCGACGCGCTGGCGGCACACATGACCGAACAGACATGTGCGTTGTTCTTGGAAGCGCCGGGCTCGTTGACCTTAGAAATCAGTGACATACCGGCGCTGGCCGACGTGGCGCACGCACATGGCGTCAGTGTTTTGGCCGACAACACCTGGGCGACGCCGCTATATTTCCGCGGCCCGGACCACGGTGTGGATATTTCCATACACGCTGCGACTAAATACCTCGTCGGCCATGCCGATGCCATGCTCGGTGTGATCAACTGTGACGAGGCGCACTACATGCCAGTGCGACGCACGATGGCATTGCATGGCTACTGCGCCGGCCCCGACGATATCTACCTTGGCCTCCGAGGCCTGCGGACACTTGGCCAGCGGCTGCCGGGACATTGGCAAAACAGTCTTCGGTTGGCTGACTGGTTGGCCGAGCAACCGGGCGTGACCCGTGTCATTCATCCAGCACGCGCCGATCACCCACAGCATGCGCTCTGGCAACGCGATTTTGCTGGCGCGACGGGTCTTTTCGCATGCCAGTTGGCGCCCACCAGTCGCGATCAGTTAACTGCCTTGGTCGACCATCTCGAGTTGTTCGGGATGGGTTTTTCCTGGGGTGGTTACGAAAGCCTGATTTTGCCGGTTACGCCCAACGACACCCGCACGGCCACAGCCTGGGATGACAGCGGGCCGACCCTTCGGGTGCATGCCGGTCTTGAAGATATTGACGATTTGATTGCCGATCTCGCCGCCGGATTTGAGCGAATGCAACGAGCCTAG
- the rpsP gene encoding 30S ribosomal protein S16 — MVRIRLARAGAKKKPFYRIVVSSKRSGRDGGFVDRLGFLNPVAVGQETPLRIDTEKVDYWVARGASMSKRVEELVKFYHRHGEGESEKRASPSVSSEKAGSQSQPVPESASDKAE; from the coding sequence ATGGTCCGAATTAGATTGGCGCGCGCTGGCGCGAAAAAGAAACCGTTTTACCGCATCGTCGTTTCGTCGAAGCGAAGTGGGCGTGATGGTGGTTTCGTCGATCGGCTGGGTTTTTTGAACCCGGTGGCGGTTGGTCAGGAAACTCCGCTGCGTATCGACACTGAAAAAGTCGATTACTGGGTCGCGCGTGGCGCGTCGATGTCCAAGCGCGTCGAGGAACTGGTCAAGTTCTATCATCGCCACGGCGAAGGCGAGTCCGAAAAACGTGCTTCGCCATCGGTGAGCAGCGAGAAGGCGGGCAGTCAATCGCAGCCGGTGCCGGAATCGGCGAGCGATAAAGCCGAATAA
- the rimM gene encoding 16S rRNA processing protein RimM produces MGRITGLFGISGWVKVYSFTDPIDNLIDYSPWLLGNDLGERALLDARRQGKTLIAQLTAEDGQAICSRDAAAGLVGADITVDRSQMPPLPKDQYYWCDLIGSAVVNRQRVQLGRVVNMLETGAHDVLVLEGERERLIPFAPGQTVDHVDPDLGRIDVDWPDDA; encoded by the coding sequence ATGGGGCGGATCACCGGCCTGTTCGGAATTTCAGGGTGGGTCAAGGTTTATTCCTTTACCGACCCCATTGATAATCTTATTGACTACTCGCCCTGGCTGCTGGGCAATGATCTTGGCGAGCGCGCGCTTCTCGATGCGCGGCGCCAGGGTAAGACGCTGATTGCGCAGCTAACCGCTGAAGATGGCCAAGCGATTTGTAGTCGTGATGCGGCGGCCGGATTGGTCGGCGCGGATATCACGGTGGATCGCAGCCAAATGCCGCCGCTGCCAAAAGATCAATATTACTGGTGCGACCTGATCGGTTCGGCGGTGGTCAATCGGCAGCGCGTGCAACTCGGTCGCGTGGTTAACATGTTGGAAACCGGCGCACATGATGTGTTGGTTCTCGAAGGTGAGCGCGAGCGCTTGATTCCGTTTGCACCGGGGCAGACCGTCGACCATGTCGATCCTGACTTGGGTCGTATTGATGTCGATTGGCCCGACGACGCCTGA
- the sppA gene encoding signal peptide peptidase SppA produces MFGKLLVIVWRTLTSLAALALLAIFIVVPLVVYFGVFHQPAPQVSANSALVVRPTGSLVEQAPSGVKSVLHQKLSAGDGATVVSNLIAAIDEARRDDHIKKLYLRLDRLNGAEPGQLQDITRAINRFGQSGKKVIAWADNYNQARYALASQADQVVLDPMGQVTLPGYAVYRNYFAEAVDKLGIKIHVFRHGKYKSFAEPLMRSDMSPAAKEANKAWTGSLWQIYRELVSAKRPYDAAAVKQYADNYADKFAELDGNGAQLARQSGLVDQLKMWSEVAGQLATSHSGNGDKLKAIGADSYLAAVNARQSSQTNAEITRIVVAGDIASGRKNPNSANSRTITRLFHTARADDDVAAVLLRVNSPGGGINASESIRRQVVKTQAAGKPVVVSMGGKAASGGYWISMNADQIWAEPSTITGSIGVFGLIPTASKPLHELGIKADGVGTTPLSGLLRKNHPLTDRGRKIMQSDIDYAYQQFVTKVAKARDLSRSKVHTNAQGRVWTGRAAKRIGLVDHLGGPVQATQALAKLADLKSGQYRVRTIQPPSSLDMAVQNFLSTHIQADILPGWLIQAKQGSTAGWLKHHLNDPKGRYARCFCRVSQAGLD; encoded by the coding sequence ATGTTTGGCAAACTGCTCGTGATTGTCTGGCGCACGTTAACTAGTCTTGCTGCACTTGCGCTGTTGGCGATTTTCATCGTCGTGCCGCTGGTCGTCTATTTTGGTGTGTTCCACCAACCGGCGCCGCAGGTAAGCGCAAACTCGGCGTTAGTCGTGCGGCCGACTGGGTCGCTCGTCGAGCAAGCGCCTAGCGGTGTTAAATCCGTGCTGCATCAAAAACTGAGCGCCGGCGACGGCGCGACAGTCGTTTCAAACCTGATCGCAGCGATCGATGAGGCGCGTCGCGACGACCATATCAAGAAGCTTTATTTACGGCTCGATCGTCTCAACGGTGCCGAACCAGGCCAGCTTCAGGACATCACGCGGGCCATCAACCGTTTCGGCCAATCCGGCAAAAAAGTCATCGCCTGGGCCGATAACTACAACCAGGCACGCTATGCGCTTGCTAGCCAGGCTGACCAGGTCGTTCTCGATCCGATGGGCCAAGTTACGTTGCCGGGTTATGCCGTTTATCGCAATTATTTTGCCGAGGCCGTGGACAAACTCGGCATCAAGATCCATGTCTTTCGCCACGGTAAGTACAAATCGTTTGCCGAGCCGTTGATGCGCAGCGATATGTCGCCGGCGGCCAAGGAGGCCAACAAAGCCTGGACTGGCTCTCTCTGGCAGATCTATCGCGAACTTGTCAGTGCCAAGCGGCCGTACGATGCGGCTGCTGTTAAACAATATGCTGATAACTATGCCGATAAATTTGCCGAATTGGATGGCAATGGCGCCCAACTCGCGCGTCAAAGCGGGCTGGTGGACCAACTGAAAATGTGGTCCGAAGTCGCCGGTCAATTGGCAACATCGCACAGCGGTAATGGTGACAAGCTGAAAGCGATTGGCGCCGACAGTTATCTGGCCGCCGTGAATGCTCGGCAATCGTCGCAGACAAACGCCGAAATCACACGGATTGTAGTTGCCGGCGATATCGCCAGCGGTCGTAAAAATCCCAATAGCGCGAACAGCCGCACCATCACACGCTTGTTCCACACCGCGCGCGCCGACGATGATGTGGCGGCTGTGTTGCTGCGTGTCAACTCACCTGGTGGTGGTATCAACGCGAGTGAGTCGATTCGGCGCCAGGTTGTGAAAACACAAGCCGCTGGCAAGCCCGTGGTGGTATCAATGGGGGGCAAGGCCGCGTCGGGTGGTTACTGGATTTCCATGAATGCCGACCAGATATGGGCCGAGCCGTCGACCATCACGGGATCGATCGGCGTGTTCGGGCTCATACCGACTGCCAGCAAGCCCTTGCATGAACTGGGTATTAAGGCCGATGGCGTCGGAACAACGCCGCTGTCCGGTTTGTTGCGGAAGAACCACCCACTGACCGATCGCGGTCGCAAAATCATGCAGTCGGATATTGATTATGCTTACCAACAGTTCGTGACCAAGGTCGCCAAGGCGCGCGATCTGTCACGTTCCAAGGTGCATACCAACGCCCAAGGGCGTGTTTGGACGGGCCGTGCGGCGAAAAGAATCGGGCTGGTCGATCACCTCGGTGGCCCGGTCCAAGCAACGCAGGCGCTGGCCAAGCTGGCAGATTTGAAATCCGGTCAATATCGGGTGCGTACAATCCAGCCGCCATCGTCTCTGGATATGGCGGTCCAGAACTTCCTGTCGACGCATATCCAGGCCGACATATTGCCCGGCTGGCTCATCCAGGCAAAACAAGGCAGCACCGCTGGTTGGCTAAAACATCATTTGAATGACCCGAAGGGTCGCTACGCCCGCTGTTTCTGTCGTGTGAGCCAGGCCGGCCTCGACTGA
- the trxB gene encoding thioredoxin-disulfide reductase, translating to MASDTQSHHRLIILGSGPAGYTAAIYAARAGLEPVVITGMEQGGQLMTTTDVDNWPGDVDGLQGPGLMDRMQKHAERFETEIIFDHIQAVELSGRPYQLTGERAVYTCDALIIATGATAQYLGLDSESTFMGKGVSACATCDGFFYKNQNVAVIGGGNTALEEALYLANLAAHVTVVHRRDQFRGDKILVDKLLAREAEGKVSIVWDHELDEVLGDAMGVTGARLKHKPTGQTQQLDVAGVFIAIGHKPNTDLFVDQLDMAGGYIRTQSGLDGNATATSTPGVFAAGDVMDHVYRQAVTSAGTGCMAALDAEKYLEALADEASAEPAADAQQTRHAG from the coding sequence ATGGCCAGCGACACACAATCCCATCATCGCCTAATCATCCTCGGCTCGGGTCCGGCCGGCTACACGGCTGCTATCTACGCGGCGCGCGCCGGGCTCGAACCAGTTGTCATAACCGGTATGGAGCAAGGCGGCCAGCTCATGACGACCACCGATGTCGACAACTGGCCCGGCGACGTCGACGGATTACAAGGCCCGGGGCTCATGGACCGGATGCAGAAACACGCCGAACGGTTCGAGACCGAAATCATATTCGACCATATCCAAGCGGTGGAGCTATCGGGTCGCCCGTATCAGCTAACCGGTGAACGTGCGGTCTACACCTGTGATGCCCTGATCATCGCCACCGGCGCAACCGCCCAGTATCTCGGTCTCGACTCGGAATCCACGTTCATGGGCAAAGGCGTCTCCGCCTGCGCAACCTGTGATGGCTTTTTCTATAAAAACCAGAACGTCGCCGTGATCGGCGGTGGTAATACCGCGCTCGAGGAAGCGCTTTATCTAGCCAATCTAGCCGCACACGTAACGGTTGTGCACCGACGCGACCAATTCCGCGGCGACAAGATCCTAGTGGACAAACTTTTGGCGCGCGAAGCCGAAGGCAAAGTCTCGATCGTCTGGGACCACGAGCTCGACGAGGTTCTAGGTGACGCCATGGGCGTGACCGGCGCCAGACTCAAGCACAAACCGACCGGCCAAACACAACAGCTCGATGTCGCCGGTGTATTCATCGCCATCGGCCACAAACCGAATACAGATTTGTTCGTCGATCAGCTCGACATGGCCGGCGGTTACATCCGCACACAGAGCGGCCTGGATGGCAACGCCACCGCAACCAGCACACCGGGCGTGTTTGCAGCCGGCGATGTCATGGATCATGTCTATCGCCAAGCCGTAACCTCCGCAGGCACTGGCTGTATGGCGGCCCTCGATGCGGAAAAATACCTCGAGGCACTAGCCGACGAGGCCAGCGCTGAACCGGCGGCCGACGCGCAGCAAACGCGCCACGCCGGCTGA
- the trmD gene encoding tRNA (guanosine(37)-N1)-methyltransferase TrmD: MRFDVVTLFPEWVQQLEHYGVVGRALREERLELATWNPRDYGARDDGRVDDRPFGGGPGMVLQVEPLAQTLEAVEQSHGQPQQPVILLAPDGERFNQAWAASLAERGAATLVCGRYQGVDQRFIDRYVDASVSIGDFVLSGGELPAMMMIDAAARLTPGVLGDPASTAAESFTEGRLDAPYYTRPATEHVPSALLSGDHARIARWRLKQALGATWLKRPDLLDQLALDAEKQRLLAEFIHEYSPNHGKDCGDA; the protein is encoded by the coding sequence TTGCGTTTCGACGTCGTCACGCTTTTCCCGGAATGGGTGCAGCAACTCGAGCATTACGGCGTCGTCGGTCGGGCGCTGCGCGAGGAACGTCTGGAACTGGCGACCTGGAATCCACGCGATTATGGCGCCCGCGACGACGGCCGGGTCGATGACCGACCGTTCGGTGGTGGCCCGGGCATGGTGCTCCAGGTCGAACCGCTGGCGCAGACGCTAGAAGCCGTCGAGCAATCGCACGGCCAACCGCAACAGCCCGTCATACTGCTTGCGCCCGATGGTGAGCGCTTCAACCAGGCCTGGGCTGCTTCGCTTGCCGAACGCGGGGCTGCGACGCTGGTGTGTGGGCGTTACCAGGGTGTCGACCAACGCTTTATCGACCGCTATGTCGACGCCAGTGTGTCGATTGGTGATTTCGTGTTGTCCGGCGGTGAGCTGCCGGCGATGATGATGATCGATGCAGCGGCACGTCTGACGCCCGGTGTGCTCGGCGATCCAGCTTCGACTGCGGCCGAATCCTTCACCGAAGGGCGGCTTGATGCGCCGTACTATACGCGGCCGGCGACCGAACACGTGCCGTCCGCGCTACTATCGGGCGATCACGCGCGCATTGCGCGCTGGCGCTTGAAGCAGGCACTCGGTGCGACCTGGTTGAAGCGTCCGGATTTACTGGATCAGCTCGCGCTGGATGCCGAGAAACAGCGGTTATTAGCCGAATTTATCCATGAGTATTCGCCGAATCACGGTAAAGATTGCGGCGACGCGTGA
- the egtC gene encoding ergothioneine biosynthesis protein EgtC, with product MCRIAAYLGEPCRLDRFLTEPAHSIARQAWDAREMGDATVNADGWGTGWFDESGQPAAYRNTLPIWSDANVDALGRSLYAHTWVTNVRSATPGLGTDYANTQPFISDEVLFVHNGFVDRFAHTLRARVSAALEPAMLAEINGSTDSEYLFALFRQQTGSLADRLRAMHDQVVAWMPELGDDVRALLNFIVTDGTQLAAIRNAVNAPAPSLYLNRNWSGGAVIASEAFDQSSGWTPMPHNEVVELDHPVSPRNAA from the coding sequence ATGTGCCGAATCGCCGCCTATCTTGGTGAGCCGTGTCGACTTGATCGTTTTCTGACCGAGCCAGCACACAGCATCGCGCGCCAAGCATGGGACGCGCGTGAAATGGGCGATGCCACGGTCAATGCCGATGGCTGGGGCACGGGATGGTTTGACGAGTCTGGCCAGCCAGCGGCCTATCGCAATACGCTTCCGATCTGGTCCGACGCCAACGTCGACGCGCTCGGGCGCAGCCTGTACGCCCACACCTGGGTAACCAACGTGCGCAGTGCGACGCCAGGGCTCGGCACCGATTACGCCAACACCCAACCATTTATCAGCGACGAGGTATTGTTCGTCCACAATGGTTTCGTCGATCGCTTTGCGCACACACTGCGAGCGCGCGTGAGCGCCGCACTCGAGCCAGCGATGCTCGCAGAGATCAACGGCAGCACCGACTCCGAATACCTGTTCGCCCTCTTCCGTCAGCAAACCGGCTCGCTTGCCGATCGGCTACGCGCAATGCACGATCAAGTGGTCGCTTGGATGCCCGAGCTGGGCGACGATGTTCGCGCACTGCTGAATTTCATCGTCACCGACGGCACCCAACTAGCCGCGATCCGCAATGCTGTGAACGCGCCGGCACCATCGCTTTATCTCAACCGTAATTGGTCCGGCGGCGCCGTAATCGCGTCCGAGGCCTTTGATCAAAGCAGCGGCTGGACACCGATGCCCCATAACGAAGTCGTGGAGCTCGACCACCCAGTCTCGCCCCGAAACGCGGCCTGA
- the nadC gene encoding carboxylating nicotinate-nucleotide diphosphorylase, whose amino-acid sequence MTDSHQQALPTDLGDTVAQALAEDLGEHDRNAALIEDPAQTKARIITQEAAIVAGAAWVNTVFTQLTDNVTIDWHVSDGARATSDTILCTLTGPTRALLSGERTALNFLQLLTGVANNTRDYVDRVAGTGTAIVDTRKTLPGLRSAQKYAVVCGGGRNHRFGQFDAYLIKENHLAAIGSIATAVARARANAPDLFLQVEVETIEQLDEALSAGVDGVLLDNFPTHLLTRAVNKADAHRRRFRQQLLIEASGDIDLANVREIADTGVDQVSLGGLTKHVRAANLSLQFAG is encoded by the coding sequence ATGACCGACTCGCATCAGCAAGCGCTTCCAACCGACCTCGGCGATACAGTCGCCCAAGCACTGGCCGAAGACCTCGGCGAGCATGATCGTAACGCGGCGTTAATCGAAGATCCCGCACAAACCAAAGCGCGTATTATCACCCAAGAGGCCGCGATTGTTGCCGGCGCTGCCTGGGTCAACACCGTGTTCACGCAACTTACCGATAACGTCACGATTGACTGGCATGTGTCCGACGGCGCGCGTGCCACTAGCGACACAATACTGTGCACGCTCACCGGGCCCACGCGAGCATTGTTATCGGGCGAGCGCACGGCGCTGAATTTCCTGCAACTCCTTACCGGGGTCGCCAATAACACACGCGACTACGTCGACCGCGTGGCTGGAACAGGCACGGCTATTGTCGATACGCGCAAAACCTTGCCCGGCCTTCGAAGCGCCCAGAAATACGCGGTCGTCTGTGGCGGCGGGCGTAATCACCGTTTCGGCCAGTTCGATGCATATCTTATAAAGGAGAATCATCTGGCAGCCATTGGCTCGATCGCCACGGCGGTGGCCCGGGCGCGGGCGAACGCGCCCGACTTGTTTCTCCAGGTCGAAGTCGAGACTATCGAACAACTCGATGAAGCCCTGTCAGCCGGCGTCGACGGCGTGCTGCTGGATAACTTCCCGACTCATTTACTGACACGGGCCGTCAACAAAGCCGATGCGCACCGACGCCGTTTTCGTCAGCAACTGTTGATCGAAGCATCAGGCGATATCGATTTGGCCAACGTGCGCGAAATCGCGGATACAGGCGTCGATCAAGTGTCGCTCGGCGGTTTAACCAAACACGTGCGCGCCGCCAACCTATCGCTCCAATTCGCCGGCTGA